The proteins below are encoded in one region of Corynebacterium felinum:
- the rho gene encoding transcription termination factor Rho, whose amino-acid sequence MTTTDTGAPRNLAAMRLPELRKMAADLGLKGVSALRKGDLITAISGATTGSAEAAPAKKTTQKRATTTQASTPAGDADAPSQEVAQESKPRRRVTKNVAEAAHTPAHDNQEAEDSRPRRRRVTKTSPTSTVEPAETALSEAPAARDEAESTENQGETAETKYESRSAARRARRNRARREEREARRRHDRPVKDEENVTEVANATVVDATATTTEPAAVATERTERTERTERAERGERHGRGERGDRFDRYERRNRRNRRGRDRDNEDRDFRDNRDEREENLQDVAGILDIVDSNVAFVRTSGYHAGPADVYVNNQMIRRLGLRAGDHIVGAVRMNDGGEQRGHYNRGRNRQKYNPLVRVDSVNSMTVEEAKARPDFNKLTPLYPNQRLRLETDPKILTTRVIDLIMPIGKGQRALIVSPPKAGKTTILQNIANAIATNNPECYLMVVLVDERPEEVTDMQRSVKGEVISSTFDRPPGEHTAVAELAIERAKRLVEQGQDVVVLLDSITRLGRAYNNSSPASGRILSGGVDSNALYPPKRFLGAARNIEDGGSLTIIATAMVETGSAGDTVIFEEFKGTGNAELKLDRKIAERRVFPAVDVNPSGTRKDELLLAPEEARIMHKLRRILSALDNQQAIDLLIKQLKKTKNNREFMVQVASSSIMAADAEEE is encoded by the coding sequence GTGACCACAACAGATACCGGCGCACCGCGTAATCTCGCTGCAATGCGCCTACCAGAACTGCGTAAAATGGCTGCAGATCTGGGGCTCAAAGGTGTTTCCGCCCTGCGTAAGGGCGACCTGATTACCGCAATCAGCGGTGCCACTACAGGATCAGCCGAGGCTGCTCCTGCGAAAAAAACAACCCAGAAGCGCGCCACCACAACTCAGGCGAGTACCCCAGCTGGCGACGCCGACGCACCATCACAGGAAGTGGCTCAAGAATCCAAGCCACGGCGTCGAGTAACAAAAAATGTTGCCGAAGCTGCACACACCCCAGCCCACGACAACCAGGAAGCTGAAGACTCACGCCCACGGCGTCGTCGGGTAACCAAGACTTCCCCCACCAGCACCGTCGAGCCAGCTGAAACCGCCCTCAGCGAGGCACCAGCTGCCCGCGACGAAGCAGAAAGCACTGAGAATCAGGGCGAGACCGCTGAAACGAAGTACGAGTCCCGCTCCGCAGCGCGCCGGGCTCGTCGCAACCGTGCGCGTCGTGAAGAGCGTGAAGCACGACGTCGCCACGATCGACCAGTGAAAGACGAAGAAAACGTCACCGAGGTCGCTAACGCTACTGTCGTTGACGCTACCGCGACCACCACTGAACCAGCTGCGGTTGCCACCGAGCGCACCGAACGCACCGAGCGCACTGAGCGTGCAGAACGCGGTGAGCGCCACGGACGTGGCGAGCGAGGGGATCGTTTTGATCGCTACGAGCGTCGCAACCGCCGTAACCGCCGTGGGCGCGATCGTGACAACGAAGATCGCGATTTCCGCGACAACCGCGACGAGCGCGAAGAAAACCTCCAAGATGTCGCAGGTATCCTCGACATCGTCGATAGCAACGTCGCATTCGTACGTACCTCCGGCTACCACGCTGGCCCTGCAGACGTGTACGTCAACAATCAAATGATTCGCCGCCTAGGCCTGCGTGCCGGCGACCACATCGTCGGTGCCGTTCGCATGAACGACGGCGGCGAACAGCGCGGACACTACAACCGTGGCCGCAACCGTCAAAAATACAACCCACTGGTGCGCGTCGACAGCGTTAATTCCATGACCGTTGAAGAAGCAAAGGCACGCCCGGACTTCAACAAGCTCACCCCGCTGTACCCGAACCAGCGTCTGCGCCTCGAAACTGATCCGAAGATCCTCACCACCCGTGTGATCGACCTGATCATGCCCATCGGTAAGGGCCAGCGCGCGCTGATCGTTTCCCCACCAAAGGCCGGCAAGACCACCATCTTGCAAAACATTGCCAACGCAATCGCGACGAATAACCCAGAGTGCTACCTGATGGTTGTGCTTGTCGACGAACGCCCCGAAGAAGTCACCGACATGCAGCGCAGCGTCAAGGGTGAAGTCATCTCCTCCACCTTCGACCGCCCACCAGGAGAGCACACCGCAGTTGCAGAACTGGCCATCGAACGTGCCAAGCGTCTCGTGGAACAGGGCCAAGATGTTGTCGTTCTTCTCGACTCGATTACCCGCTTGGGTCGCGCCTACAACAACTCCTCGCCAGCTTCTGGCCGTATCCTTTCCGGCGGTGTGGATTCCAACGCGCTGTACCCGCCCAAGCGATTCCTGGGTGCTGCCCGCAACATCGAAGATGGCGGCTCGCTGACCATCATCGCCACCGCCATGGTCGAAACCGGCTCTGCAGGCGATACCGTGATCTTCGAAGAGTTCAAGGGCACCGGCAACGCCGAGCTCAAGCTTGACCGCAAGATCGCAGAGCGCCGCGTCTTCCCAGCGGTCGACGTCAATCCTTCCGGCACCCGCAAGGACGAACTGCTGCTGGCTCCTGAAGAAGCCCGCATCATGCACAAGCTGCGCCGAATCCTCTCTGCCCTCGACAACCAGCAGGCCATTGATTTGCTGATCAAGCAGCTGAAGAAGACCAAGAACAACCGTGAATTCATGGTTCAGGTCGCATCGTCGTCCATCATGGCCGCAGACGCCGAGGAGGAGTAA
- the prfA gene encoding peptide chain release factor 1: MAAHVSAVDDIVSEYQGIEAQMADPETMGDQALFRKLSKRYSELQPIMNVNNKLVQAREDHEAAVEMAYEDSEFKAEAERLAAEIVELEEQLADLLAPRDPHDGDDIVMEVKAGAGGEEAALFAGELVRMYQRYAEKHGFATEVLDLSESDLGGVKDMTLSIRSKQPSRDGAWSVFKFEGGVHRVQRVPVTESQGRIQTSAAGVLVYPEPDEVGEVEIDDKDLRIDVYRSSGKGGQGVNTTDSAVRITHLPTGIVVTCQKERSQIQNKARAMQVLAARLQALAEEQADAEAAEGRAAQIRTLDRSERIRTYNWPENRISDHRIGFKANNLDSVLNGDMDDLFTALRAAERAARLEAE; the protein is encoded by the coding sequence GTGGCTGCACACGTATCTGCCGTAGACGATATCGTCTCCGAATACCAGGGCATCGAAGCCCAAATGGCGGACCCTGAAACCATGGGTGATCAGGCACTGTTTAGGAAGCTCTCCAAGCGCTACTCTGAACTGCAGCCCATCATGAACGTCAACAACAAGTTGGTTCAAGCCCGCGAGGATCACGAAGCCGCCGTAGAAATGGCCTACGAAGATTCCGAATTCAAAGCGGAAGCCGAACGCCTAGCCGCCGAAATCGTCGAGCTGGAAGAACAACTCGCCGACCTGCTGGCTCCTCGCGACCCCCACGACGGCGACGATATCGTCATGGAAGTCAAGGCTGGCGCCGGTGGCGAAGAAGCTGCACTGTTCGCTGGCGAACTGGTACGCATGTACCAGCGCTACGCCGAAAAGCACGGCTTTGCCACCGAAGTGCTGGATCTTTCCGAATCCGACCTCGGCGGAGTCAAGGACATGACCTTGTCTATCCGTTCGAAGCAGCCATCTCGCGATGGTGCATGGAGCGTATTCAAGTTCGAAGGCGGCGTACACCGCGTTCAGCGCGTGCCTGTGACCGAATCTCAAGGCCGCATCCAAACCTCCGCTGCCGGTGTTCTGGTCTACCCAGAACCCGACGAAGTAGGCGAGGTTGAAATCGATGACAAGGATCTGCGCATCGACGTCTACCGCTCCTCCGGTAAGGGCGGCCAGGGAGTGAACACCACTGACTCCGCAGTGCGCATCACCCACCTGCCCACCGGCATCGTGGTGACCTGTCAGAAGGAACGCTCCCAGATCCAAAACAAGGCACGCGCCATGCAGGTGCTGGCAGCACGACTCCAAGCACTCGCCGAAGAGCAAGCTGACGCGGAAGCAGCGGAAGGACGCGCGGCACAGATCCGCACCCTCGACCGCTCCGAACGCATCCGCACCTACAACTGGCCGGAGAATCGAATCTCCGATCACCGCATTGGCTTCAAGGCAAACAACCTTGACTCTGTCCTCAACGGTGACATGGACGATCTCTTCACCGCCTTGCGTGCAGCGGAGCGGGCGGCGCGACTCGAAGCGGAGTAA
- a CDS encoding N5-glutamine methyltransferase family protein codes for MREILAQAEATLANAGVASPRVDARLIAAHLLGCTPLELSFQRVDVDTFAPDYFQLIQRRATREPLQHICQSAFFGPLELRVGPGVFIPRPETELLAEYAVDTLKKLYQKHRRQLLVADLCTGSGALAAYIAHALGEKVHVVAIELSEDALPYTRTNVAPYSNISLVRGDVSTTMLRGMDMIVSNPPYVPETLDLEQEVYADPHMAVFSGANGMDLIPTMVAAVIPSLRSNGVIMIEHDDSTQEAVKDVLAQHAMSNITGHRDYADKPRFVSAVYSPAT; via the coding sequence GTGCGCGAAATCCTTGCACAAGCCGAAGCCACCCTTGCAAATGCAGGGGTGGCTTCGCCACGCGTCGACGCCCGACTCATCGCCGCACACCTTTTAGGCTGCACACCGCTTGAACTTAGCTTTCAGCGTGTCGACGTCGACACCTTCGCCCCCGACTACTTCCAGCTGATCCAGCGTAGAGCCACGCGCGAACCACTCCAACACATTTGCCAGAGCGCCTTTTTCGGCCCCCTCGAGCTGCGCGTTGGGCCAGGCGTATTCATCCCGCGACCGGAAACGGAACTGCTTGCAGAATACGCCGTCGACACGCTTAAAAAACTCTATCAAAAGCACCGACGGCAACTATTAGTCGCAGACCTGTGCACCGGATCAGGAGCGCTAGCAGCCTATATTGCCCACGCGCTCGGGGAGAAAGTACACGTCGTCGCCATCGAACTCTCCGAAGACGCATTGCCCTATACCCGCACCAACGTGGCACCCTACAGCAACATCAGCCTCGTGCGCGGGGATGTCAGTACAACGATGCTCCGCGGCATGGACATGATCGTCAGCAACCCGCCCTACGTGCCCGAAACACTCGACCTTGAGCAAGAAGTCTACGCCGACCCGCACATGGCAGTATTCAGTGGCGCTAACGGCATGGACCTTATCCCCACAATGGTCGCAGCAGTAATACCCAGCCTTAGAAGCAACGGCGTGATCATGATCGAACACGACGACTCCACCCAAGAAGCCGTCAAAGACGTGTTGGCGCAGCACGCAATGAGCAACATCACCGGACACCGCGACTACGCAGATAAACCACGCTTTGTCAGTGCCGTTTATTCCCCAGCAACCTAA
- a CDS encoding L-threonylcarbamoyladenylate synthase, which translates to MSRIYDCGSADNRAIGIKAAVSAVKSGRLVVLPTDTLYGLGCDAFDIAAVERLLATKGRGPDMPVPVLVGSWETARGLVHSYDERLRTLIEAFWPGALSIVVPQAPSLVWNLGDTRGTVMLRMPLHPVAIELLRETGPMAVSSANISGHAPSTTAQAAKEQLGTAVNVYLDGGECSVGVASSIIDLSGERPRLLREGGISAERIAEVLGVEAESLR; encoded by the coding sequence GTGAGCAGAATCTATGACTGCGGCTCGGCCGACAACCGTGCCATTGGAATTAAAGCAGCAGTCAGCGCGGTTAAATCCGGCCGCCTCGTCGTCCTTCCCACCGACACCCTCTATGGTCTCGGCTGCGACGCCTTCGACATCGCCGCAGTGGAACGACTCCTCGCAACCAAAGGCCGCGGCCCCGACATGCCAGTACCAGTCCTCGTCGGAAGCTGGGAAACCGCCCGCGGCCTCGTACACTCCTACGACGAACGCCTGCGCACCCTCATCGAAGCATTCTGGCCAGGTGCGCTCAGCATCGTCGTACCGCAAGCCCCATCCCTGGTGTGGAACCTCGGCGACACCCGCGGTACCGTCATGCTGCGCATGCCGTTGCATCCGGTAGCCATCGAACTGCTGCGCGAAACTGGCCCAATGGCCGTTTCCAGTGCAAACATCTCTGGTCACGCCCCATCGACCACCGCGCAGGCCGCTAAGGAACAACTCGGAACCGCTGTGAATGTCTACCTCGACGGTGGAGAATGTTCCGTCGGAGTGGCATCCTCCATCATTGACCTGTCCGGCGAACGCCCACGCCTGCTGCGCGAAGGCGGAATCTCGGCAGAACGAATCGCCGAAGTCCTCGGAGTCGAAGCGGAAAGCCTGCGCTAA
- a CDS encoding MraY family glycosyltransferase — protein sequence MGSGVAGVPLRELGLVILVAAALTYLTTGIIRNVMVRSGVMGEIRERDVHTMPKPRLGGVAMFTGFICAVFLADQLPALTRGFQPITPEMSAVVWSGFAIVIVGVLDDLLELDAITKLLGQFFAAIIMSLLGVSWTLAYVPFGDGTTVLLDTFSSTIITVLFTVTLINAINFVDGLDGLAAGLGMIGGGAILVFSLTILHDQGGMVSAYPPAIIAASLVGICLGFLPHNFEPSRIFMGDSGSMLIGLLLAAASTSASGKINMSLYGAVDVVALMSPIIVVFAAVLVPLLDLVMAVVRRTLQGRSPFAPDKMHLHHRLLSLGHTHRRVVLVLYLWVSVVAFGAVAFSIVPPLAAGLGISAAILVALTITWAPVRRAQLERRTNAQTYS from the coding sequence ATGGGATCGGGAGTAGCTGGAGTACCGCTACGCGAACTGGGACTGGTCATCCTTGTCGCGGCGGCACTGACCTATCTCACCACTGGAATCATCAGAAATGTCATGGTTCGCAGTGGCGTGATGGGAGAAATTCGTGAACGTGACGTCCACACCATGCCGAAGCCCAGGCTCGGGGGAGTGGCCATGTTTACCGGATTTATCTGCGCAGTTTTCCTCGCAGACCAGCTCCCAGCCTTGACTAGAGGGTTTCAGCCGATCACCCCAGAAATGAGTGCGGTGGTCTGGTCCGGATTCGCTATCGTCATAGTCGGTGTTCTTGACGACCTACTCGAACTCGACGCGATCACCAAACTTTTGGGGCAATTTTTCGCCGCTATCATCATGAGTTTGCTGGGCGTGAGCTGGACCTTAGCCTACGTCCCCTTCGGGGATGGCACCACAGTTCTACTGGACACATTCTCCTCAACGATTATCACCGTCCTATTCACTGTTACGCTGATCAACGCCATTAACTTCGTTGATGGACTCGACGGACTAGCAGCAGGGCTAGGAATGATCGGTGGGGGAGCGATCCTCGTCTTCTCCCTGACCATCCTCCACGACCAAGGAGGCATGGTCTCGGCCTATCCTCCGGCCATCATCGCCGCCTCACTGGTAGGCATTTGCCTAGGATTTCTGCCCCACAACTTTGAACCCAGCCGCATTTTTATGGGCGATTCAGGTTCCATGCTCATCGGGCTTTTGCTCGCGGCAGCGTCCACATCCGCCTCAGGGAAAATCAACATGAGCCTGTATGGGGCAGTGGATGTGGTGGCCTTGATGTCGCCGATAATCGTGGTATTCGCCGCCGTTTTGGTCCCATTGCTCGACCTTGTCATGGCAGTGGTACGCCGAACACTGCAAGGGCGCTCACCGTTTGCTCCCGACAAAATGCACCTCCACCACCGACTACTGTCACTCGGGCACACCCACCGCCGCGTGGTTTTAGTGCTCTACCTCTGGGTCTCAGTTGTGGCCTTCGGTGCAGTTGCCTTCTCCATCGTGCCCCCCTTGGCAGCAGGTCTGGGCATTAGCGCTGCGATTCTCGTGGCTCTCACAATTACCTGGGCGCCAGTTCGGCGCGCTCAATTGGAGCGCCGAACGAACGCGCAAACATACAGTTGA
- the atpB gene encoding F0F1 ATP synthase subunit A, protein MKGEFHAPSLEHEFFPDAIWFADVANGWFTIDRLMFVRLLMAAVLAIFFLVAMRNPKLVPKGLQNVGEIMLDFVRIHIAEEILGKKEGRRFLPVLATIFFVVLFMNVPSVIPFLNISPNARIGMPLVLAVFGYLAFIYAGAKKYGFFKYVKSSVVIPNLPLPLHILVIPLEILSTFILRPATLTVRLMANMLVGHIILVLLFSATNFFFWQLNGWTALSAFTIVAGVAFSLFEMLVIFLQAYIFALLVAVYIELSLHADEH, encoded by the coding sequence ATGAAGGGTGAATTCCATGCACCCTCCTTGGAGCACGAATTTTTCCCGGATGCCATTTGGTTCGCCGATGTGGCGAACGGCTGGTTCACAATCGACCGTCTGATGTTCGTCCGCCTGCTGATGGCAGCGGTTCTAGCAATTTTCTTCCTCGTTGCTATGCGTAACCCGAAGCTTGTTCCTAAGGGTCTGCAAAACGTTGGCGAAATCATGCTGGATTTTGTCCGAATCCACATCGCAGAAGAAATCCTCGGTAAGAAGGAGGGGCGCCGATTCCTTCCGGTTCTGGCCACCATCTTCTTCGTGGTTTTGTTCATGAATGTGCCATCGGTCATTCCATTCCTGAATATTTCCCCGAACGCACGCATTGGTATGCCTCTGGTTCTGGCAGTATTCGGTTACTTGGCCTTCATCTATGCAGGTGCTAAGAAGTATGGCTTTTTCAAGTATGTGAAGAGCTCGGTAGTTATTCCTAACCTGCCACTGCCACTGCACATCTTGGTTATTCCGCTGGAGATTCTCTCCACCTTCATCCTGCGCCCTGCCACTCTGACTGTCCGTCTGATGGCAAATATGTTGGTTGGACACATCATTCTGGTTCTGCTTTTCTCTGCCACCAACTTCTTCTTCTGGCAGTTGAATGGTTGGACTGCTCTGTCTGCATTCACGATCGTTGCAGGCGTTGCGTTCAGCTTGTTCGAAATGTTGGTCATCTTCCTTCAGGCGTATATCTTCGCTCTGCTGGTTGCGGTCTACATCGAACTGTCGCTGCACGCTGACGAACACTGA
- a CDS encoding ATP synthase F0 subunit C — translation MNEVILAQEAAGITGSIATVGYGLATIGPGLGIGILVGKALEGMARQPEMAGQLRTTMFLGIAFVEALALIGLAAGFIL, via the coding sequence ATGAACGAAGTCATCCTGGCTCAGGAAGCTGCTGGCATCACCGGCTCCATCGCTACCGTCGGCTACGGCCTGGCAACCATCGGCCCAGGTCTGGGCATCGGTATCCTCGTGGGCAAGGCTCTCGAGGGCATGGCACGTCAGCCTGAGATGGCTGGCCAGCTCCGCACCACCATGTTCCTGGGTATCGCTTTCGTTGAGGCCCTGGCTCTGATTGGTCTTGCAGCCGGCTTCATCCTCTAA
- a CDS encoding F0F1 ATP synthase subunit B: MTNASYIWAAGEGLPLESSNSVLLPANYDIFWSSVVLVVVGLLFWKLVLPKFQEVLTEREDRIKGGIQRAETAQAEAKAALEKYNAQLAEARAEAAEIREEARQRGKQIEADMKAKATEESNRIIESGEKQLAAQRELVVAELRREMGQNAINLAERLMGEQLSEDVKRSGTIDRFLAELDTVSPAGK, translated from the coding sequence ATGACGAACGCCTCTTATATTTGGGCTGCGGGCGAGGGGCTCCCTTTGGAGTCCTCCAACAGCGTTCTGCTCCCAGCGAACTATGACATCTTCTGGTCTTCCGTAGTGCTCGTTGTTGTTGGGCTTCTTTTCTGGAAGCTCGTTCTCCCGAAGTTCCAGGAAGTCCTGACCGAGCGTGAGGACCGGATCAAGGGTGGCATTCAGCGCGCGGAAACCGCACAGGCTGAAGCCAAGGCCGCTCTTGAGAAGTACAATGCTCAGCTCGCCGAAGCCCGTGCCGAAGCAGCAGAAATCCGCGAAGAAGCCCGCCAAAGGGGCAAGCAGATTGAAGCTGATATGAAAGCAAAGGCTACCGAGGAGAGTAACCGAATCATCGAGTCTGGTGAGAAGCAGCTGGCAGCACAGCGTGAGCTGGTTGTTGCTGAGCTTCGCCGCGAGATGGGTCAGAATGCTATCAACCTTGCTGAGCGCCTGATGGGTGAGCAGCTGTCCGAGGACGTTAAGCGTTCCGGCACCATTGATCGCTTCTTGGCTGAACTCGACACCGTCTCCCCGGCAGGAAAGTAG
- a CDS encoding F0F1 ATP synthase subunit delta: protein MHAASRDALAVVSSYLDTVIEEADNAVAVAAQTGAELFDVVDALDGDRALRIAVADASLTAEQRTGLVSAVFAGKVSQATLELLITAARQVWSTPREFRAGLVQLGRQALLRSADKQGQLLQVEDELFRLSRILDKEAQLTLRLDDRSADRAAKRDLLAKVLYGKVTAVTEALALQVIGRPERNAIDDIDAVSKFAASLWGREVAYVVSAAPLNDSQNQALASKLEHIYGRAMSIHSEVDPSLLGGMIIRVGDEVIDGSTSGKLERLRVNLV, encoded by the coding sequence ATGCACGCAGCAAGCCGCGACGCATTGGCAGTCGTCTCCTCCTATCTCGATACTGTTATCGAAGAGGCAGACAATGCCGTAGCTGTTGCCGCTCAGACTGGCGCTGAGCTTTTCGACGTCGTCGATGCGCTCGACGGTGATCGCGCACTGCGCATCGCTGTTGCTGATGCTTCGTTGACGGCAGAGCAGCGCACTGGTCTGGTTTCTGCTGTGTTCGCCGGAAAGGTTTCCCAAGCAACCCTAGAGCTGTTGATTACTGCAGCTCGCCAGGTGTGGTCCACCCCTCGCGAATTCCGCGCTGGTTTGGTCCAATTGGGACGCCAAGCACTGTTGCGCTCTGCTGATAAGCAGGGTCAGTTGTTGCAGGTTGAGGATGAACTCTTCCGCCTGTCGCGCATCCTCGATAAGGAAGCCCAGCTGACTTTGCGTCTCGACGACCGCAGTGCAGACCGCGCCGCTAAGCGCGATCTTTTGGCGAAGGTGTTGTACGGCAAGGTTACTGCAGTAACTGAAGCCCTTGCACTCCAAGTCATTGGCCGCCCAGAGCGAAACGCTATTGACGACATCGACGCTGTGTCGAAGTTCGCCGCCTCCCTGTGGGGCCGCGAAGTCGCATACGTTGTTTCGGCAGCGCCGTTGAATGACTCGCAGAACCAGGCACTGGCAAGCAAGCTAGAGCACATTTACGGTCGTGCGATGAGCATCCACTCTGAGGTTGATCCCAGCCTCCTCGGTGGCATGATTATCCGCGTTGGCGACGAAGTAATCGATGGCAGCACCTCGGGTAAGCTCGAGCGTCTGCGCGTGAACCTCGTCTAA
- the atpA gene encoding F0F1 ATP synthase subunit alpha, which produces MAELTISSDEIRSAIANYTSSYSAEASREEVGVVISTADGIAQVSGLPSVMANELLEFPGGVIGVAQNLDTDRVGVVVLGNYETLKEGDEVKRTGDVLSIPVGDKFLGRVINPLGQPIDGLGAIEAEEDRVLELQAPSVLQRQPVGEPMQTGIKAIDAMTPIGRGQRQLIIGDRKTGKTAVCIDTILNQKANWESGDKTKQVRCIYVAIGQKGSTIAAVRKTLEEHGALEYTTIVAAPASDSAGFKWLAPFAGAALGQHWMYQGYHVLVIYDDLTKQAEAYRAISLLLRRPPGREAYPGDVFYLHSRLLERAAKLSDDMGAGSMTALPIIETKANDVSAFIPTNVISITDGQVFLESDLFNQGVRPAINVGVSVSRVGGAAQTKGMKKVSGSLRLDLAAYRDLEAFATFASDLDPASKAQLDRGARLVELLKQAENSPQSVEHQIVSIWLAGEGHFDNVPVVDIRRFEAELHDHLHSAAPEVFEQIAGGAALSEESQNTLVAQTEAFKRGFQTTDGTPVINEAEVDALPAEQVKKNQLTVKK; this is translated from the coding sequence ATGGCGGAGCTTACGATCTCCTCCGATGAGATCCGTAGCGCGATTGCGAACTACACCTCGAGCTACTCCGCGGAGGCCTCCCGTGAGGAGGTCGGCGTGGTCATTTCCACCGCTGATGGTATTGCCCAGGTATCTGGCCTCCCATCTGTAATGGCAAATGAGCTCCTCGAGTTCCCAGGCGGCGTCATCGGCGTCGCGCAGAACCTTGACACCGACCGTGTTGGTGTTGTGGTTCTGGGTAACTACGAGACACTTAAAGAAGGCGATGAAGTAAAGAGGACTGGCGACGTCCTCTCCATCCCGGTCGGCGATAAGTTCCTCGGCCGCGTCATCAACCCGCTGGGTCAGCCCATCGACGGCCTTGGTGCCATCGAGGCTGAAGAGGACCGCGTCCTCGAACTGCAGGCACCTTCCGTGCTGCAGCGCCAGCCCGTTGGTGAGCCAATGCAGACCGGCATCAAGGCTATTGACGCCATGACCCCAATCGGTCGTGGTCAGCGTCAGTTGATCATTGGTGACCGTAAGACCGGTAAGACCGCAGTCTGCATCGACACCATTTTGAACCAGAAGGCAAACTGGGAGTCCGGCGATAAGACCAAGCAGGTGCGATGCATCTACGTGGCTATCGGTCAGAAGGGCTCGACCATTGCCGCAGTGCGTAAGACTCTGGAAGAGCACGGCGCACTGGAGTACACCACCATCGTTGCAGCTCCTGCATCCGATTCTGCAGGCTTCAAGTGGCTGGCACCTTTCGCTGGTGCAGCTTTGGGCCAGCACTGGATGTACCAGGGCTACCACGTTTTGGTGATTTACGATGATCTGACCAAGCAGGCTGAGGCTTACCGTGCTATCTCCCTGCTGCTGCGTCGCCCACCGGGCCGCGAGGCCTACCCAGGTGACGTCTTCTACCTCCACTCTCGCCTGTTGGAGCGTGCTGCAAAGCTTTCCGACGACATGGGTGCAGGTTCGATGACCGCTCTGCCGATCATTGAAACCAAGGCTAACGACGTGTCTGCCTTCATCCCTACCAACGTGATTTCCATCACCGACGGTCAGGTATTCTTGGAGTCCGACCTGTTCAACCAGGGCGTTCGCCCAGCTATTAACGTGGGTGTTTCCGTTTCCCGCGTGGGTGGTGCTGCGCAGACCAAGGGTATGAAGAAGGTTTCCGGCTCCTTGCGTCTGGATCTGGCCGCATACCGTGACCTGGAAGCATTCGCAACCTTCGCTTCTGACCTGGATCCTGCATCCAAGGCTCAGCTGGACCGTGGCGCACGCCTGGTCGAGCTGCTGAAGCAGGCCGAGAACTCCCCACAGTCTGTTGAGCACCAGATCGTTTCCATCTGGCTCGCTGGCGAAGGCCACTTCGACAACGTTCCCGTCGTTGATATCCGTCGCTTCGAGGCAGAGCTTCACGATCACCTGCACTCTGCAGCCCCTGAGGTGTTTGAGCAAATCGCTGGTGGCGCTGCGCTGTCCGAGGAGTCTCAGAACACCCTGGTTGCACAGACTGAAGCATTCAAGCGTGGTTTCCAGACCACCGATGGCACCCCAGTGATCAACGAAGCTGAGGTGGATGCTTTGCCAGCAGAACAGGTCAAGAAGAATCAGCTGACGGTTAAGAAGTAA